Proteins from one Legionella taurinensis genomic window:
- a CDS encoding RMD1 family protein — translation MECLSYCIGNTIDLTRLDHHFKTALVGYSSVRSRDVLRLSPMDSNTYTLFVFKNGTVVSWGIKRHRIRNYLDTIKLFVDKPVPFRVRDEFSYQIGDRTAIEPHDFFDVDCLIIEGDNEELKLSLSYGFSQSVKLQYFETVIEALIEKYTPMIQSISNKGQMRITRNQIRQVIGEILGTITEMNLISNFLYHPKYFWQHPTLEEYYTMLERYLHIQRRVNALNHRLDTLNEIFDMFNSYLENRHSHGLEVIIIVLITIEIVFSVLNLHI, via the coding sequence ATGGAATGCCTAAGTTATTGTATCGGTAATACCATTGATCTGACGCGTCTGGATCATCATTTTAAAACAGCCCTGGTGGGTTATTCATCCGTTCGTTCCCGCGATGTGTTAAGGCTCAGTCCCATGGACTCCAATACCTACACCCTGTTTGTCTTTAAAAACGGGACCGTGGTTTCCTGGGGAATTAAACGCCATCGCATCCGCAATTACCTCGATACCATTAAACTCTTTGTCGACAAGCCAGTGCCCTTCCGCGTGCGTGATGAGTTCAGCTATCAAATCGGCGACCGAACCGCCATTGAGCCACACGATTTTTTTGATGTGGATTGCCTAATCATCGAAGGCGACAACGAGGAACTCAAGCTCAGCCTTTCCTATGGGTTTTCGCAATCGGTCAAATTGCAGTATTTTGAAACGGTCATTGAAGCATTGATTGAAAAATACACTCCCATGATCCAAAGCATTTCCAACAAAGGCCAGATGCGGATTACCCGCAATCAGATAAGGCAGGTGATTGGCGAAATTTTAGGAACTATTACTGAAATGAATCTAATCAGTAATTTCCTCTACCATCCCAAGTATTTCTGGCAGCACCCGACCCTTGAAGAATATTACACCATGCTGGAACGCTATCTTCATATTCAACGGCGGGTTAATGCCTTAAATCATCGTCTGGATACCTTAAACGAAATTTTTGATATGTTTAACAGTTACCTGGAGAATCGCCACTCCCATGGTCTGGAAGTGATTATTATTGTGTTAATTACCATTGAAATTGTTTTCAGCGTATTAAATCTCCACATCTGA
- the msrA gene encoding peptide-methionine (S)-S-oxide reductase MsrA: MVKGFVCALMLIFNSAYAKVEEAIFAGGCFWCVEADFDKVKGVLGTVAGFDGGTSKDPTYKQVSAGGTGYAEAVRVMYNPDVVSYRQLVDFFWRHIDPTTKDGQFCDHGRQYRSAIFYLNEEQKQIALASKKAMEKRFKTVYTEVVPSTQFYAAEDYHQNYYQKHNWRYNYYRYRCGRDARIDEVWNNVNH, translated from the coding sequence ATGGTCAAAGGGTTCGTGTGTGCGTTGATGCTTATTTTTAATTCAGCCTATGCCAAGGTGGAAGAAGCCATCTTTGCCGGTGGCTGTTTCTGGTGTGTGGAGGCTGATTTCGACAAGGTGAAGGGGGTGCTGGGTACCGTGGCCGGCTTTGACGGCGGCACCAGCAAGGATCCGACCTACAAGCAGGTGTCTGCGGGCGGTACGGGATATGCCGAAGCGGTGAGAGTCATGTACAATCCCGATGTGGTGAGTTACAGGCAGCTGGTCGATTTTTTCTGGCGGCATATTGATCCTACGACCAAAGATGGTCAGTTCTGCGACCATGGCCGACAATACCGCAGTGCCATTTTTTATTTAAATGAGGAACAGAAACAAATTGCCTTGGCCAGTAAAAAGGCCATGGAAAAACGATTCAAAACCGTGTACACCGAAGTAGTCCCGTCCACTCAGTTTTACGCAGCGGAAGATTACCACCAGAATTATTACCAGAAACATAACTGGCGCTATAACTATTACCGTTACCGCTGCGGTCGCGATGCGCGTATTGATGAGGTATGGAACAATGTCAACCATTAA
- a CDS encoding cryptochrome/photolyase family protein produces the protein MSKALIWFRSDLRCRDNPALVKACQHDNLLPLYLLDEESTGLGAAQHWWLHHSLAALQKQLQHQGLTLHLRRGNPLPLLQQLIRDFQIDHVYWNRCYEPAAIERDRAIKAALQAMGVHVESTNGSLFNEPWTVKTQSGGYFKVFTPYWKQSLKQITLPAPVSINRWPKPVAGVSTESLQAWQLLPSKPNWASAFGDFWQPGEEGALKKLELFIDQGLRGYKERRNQPALTQSTSRLSPHLHFGEISPWQIGRAIEQALQDPVCDGQSADHFLSELGWREFSYHLLYHYPELPERNFKSEFDAFVWENDQSRLKAWQQGKTGYPIVDAGMRELWQTGYMHNRVRMIAASFLTKHLLIDWRLGASWFWSTLLDADLANNSASWQWVAGSGADAAPYFRIFNPVLQGEKFDAEGGYVRRWLPELSGLDNRWIHQPWNAPALKRPNDYPAPLVEHNAARVLALARYRQLKA, from the coding sequence ATGTCGAAGGCTTTAATCTGGTTTCGAAGCGATTTACGCTGCCGTGATAACCCTGCCCTGGTCAAGGCTTGCCAGCATGACAATCTCCTGCCTCTGTATCTTTTGGATGAAGAAAGCACGGGTTTAGGCGCTGCGCAGCACTGGTGGCTTCACCATAGTCTTGCCGCGCTGCAAAAGCAATTGCAACACCAGGGATTAACCCTGCATCTTCGCCGTGGTAATCCACTGCCCCTGCTTCAACAACTGATCCGTGATTTCCAGATTGATCATGTTTACTGGAATCGCTGCTACGAACCAGCGGCCATCGAACGCGATCGCGCCATTAAGGCGGCCCTGCAAGCCATGGGCGTTCATGTTGAAAGCACGAATGGCAGTCTGTTTAACGAGCCCTGGACCGTAAAAACGCAAAGCGGCGGGTATTTTAAAGTCTTCACGCCGTATTGGAAGCAAAGCTTAAAACAAATCACCCTGCCTGCGCCGGTTAGCATTAACCGCTGGCCAAAGCCAGTGGCTGGGGTGAGCACGGAGTCGCTTCAAGCCTGGCAATTGCTGCCTTCAAAACCCAATTGGGCATCGGCGTTTGGCGATTTCTGGCAGCCGGGCGAGGAAGGCGCCCTGAAAAAACTGGAACTGTTCATTGATCAGGGTTTGCGGGGATACAAAGAAAGGCGCAATCAGCCTGCGCTCACTCAGTCGACTTCAAGGCTTTCACCGCACCTCCATTTCGGTGAAATAAGTCCCTGGCAAATTGGCCGGGCCATTGAGCAGGCACTTCAGGATCCCGTCTGCGATGGGCAATCGGCTGACCATTTCCTGTCTGAATTGGGTTGGCGGGAATTTTCCTATCATCTGCTCTACCATTATCCTGAGTTGCCTGAGCGCAATTTCAAAAGCGAGTTCGATGCTTTTGTCTGGGAAAATGATCAAAGCCGGTTAAAGGCCTGGCAACAGGGGAAAACCGGCTATCCCATTGTTGATGCCGGTATGAGGGAGTTATGGCAGACGGGGTATATGCATAATCGGGTGCGCATGATTGCTGCGTCCTTCCTCACCAAGCATTTACTCATTGACTGGCGTTTGGGCGCATCCTGGTTCTGGAGTACGCTGCTGGATGCCGATTTGGCCAATAATTCAGCGAGTTGGCAATGGGTGGCAGGCAGCGGCGCTGATGCGGCGCCTTATTTTCGTATTTTTAACCCGGTGCTGCAGGGGGAGAAATTCGATGCGGAGGGGGGATACGTGCGCCGCTGGTTGCCGGAGTTAAGCGGCCTTGATAACCGGTGGATTCATCAACCCTGGAATGCGCCGGCTTTGAAACGGCCAAACGATTACCCTGCCCCGCTGGTGGAGCATAACGCGGCACGGGTTCTGGCTCTTGCCCGCTATCGCCAGTTGAAAGCTTAA
- a CDS encoding GNAT family N-acetyltransferase produces the protein MLICNRHITGQQLKDFDQLLDVCRQADGGLPAFYRHILTQKRDTESNVLYYEKDRLVAFLSVYFFYSNACEISLLVAPSHRRQGLSRLLLETILPLLTAKQMDFVIFSMPSNLNASWLANSGFSYQQTEYHMQRNGYKPILLNQPRLTVRKAEFNDVETLCAIDDACFKEGQMSVPSRFITLLDDTDYSIFVALLDGKPVGKAHIRWQETHALFSDIAILPAYQRQGLGSELLAYCINHALTQGKDRQELDVETTNRGALDLYLRHGFSVLYEHDYWFIPIDSLRIMLVSSMARSQQ, from the coding sequence ATGTTAATTTGCAACCGTCACATCACTGGACAACAACTCAAAGACTTTGATCAATTGCTTGACGTGTGCAGGCAGGCAGATGGCGGATTGCCGGCTTTTTACCGGCATATTCTCACACAGAAAAGAGACACGGAAAGCAACGTGCTCTACTATGAAAAAGACAGACTGGTTGCTTTTTTAAGCGTTTATTTTTTCTATTCCAATGCCTGTGAAATCAGTTTGCTGGTGGCGCCCTCTCACCGCCGCCAAGGATTATCCCGTTTGTTGCTGGAAACTATCCTTCCCCTGTTAACCGCCAAACAGATGGATTTTGTCATTTTTTCCATGCCGTCCAACCTGAACGCGTCCTGGCTTGCCAATTCAGGTTTTAGCTATCAGCAAACTGAATACCACATGCAGCGCAATGGGTATAAGCCTATTCTGCTTAATCAACCCCGCCTGACTGTCAGAAAAGCTGAATTTAACGACGTCGAGACACTGTGTGCCATTGACGATGCCTGCTTCAAAGAGGGACAGATGAGCGTGCCATCGCGATTCATTACCCTGCTCGATGACACTGATTACAGCATTTTTGTGGCCCTGCTGGACGGAAAGCCTGTTGGGAAGGCCCATATCCGCTGGCAGGAAACCCATGCCTTGTTTTCCGACATTGCGATTCTCCCCGCTTATCAACGCCAGGGTCTCGGCAGCGAATTGCTCGCGTATTGCATCAATCATGCCTTAACCCAGGGTAAAGACCGGCAGGAGCTGGATGTTGAAACCACCAATCGTGGCGCACTTGATCTGTATCTTCGCCATGGCTTCAGCGTCCTTTATGAACACGACTACTGGTTTATACCGATTGATTCCTTACGAATCATGCTGGTATCGAGTATGGCTCGCAGCCAGCAATAA
- a CDS encoding TVP38/TMEM64 family protein — MGNTSTYSSIKTWLYRLSPLLLLLVAAGLFFSLGLHHYLNFEQLQHHHQTLKRWASSHYVLVTALFMLTYIVTVAISIPGALLLTLTGGLLFGTVLGSIYVAFSATAGAVLLYFAVRFAFMDLMNKKAGGKLAVMRQGFQKNAFTYLLVLRIIPLFPFWLVNIVPALLNVPVKTYIAATFLGILPGTLIYASVGSSLNYLFARNKTPDLTIIFHPHILLPLLCLGLLILLPVAYRYWFSKTSSAQKAANDDTFE; from the coding sequence ATGGGCAATACCTCTACTTATTCAAGCATTAAAACCTGGCTGTACCGCTTGTCGCCCCTGCTTCTGCTTCTTGTTGCCGCAGGCTTGTTTTTCAGCCTGGGGTTGCATCACTATTTGAATTTTGAGCAGTTACAACACCATCATCAGACGCTGAAACGCTGGGCCTCGTCCCATTATGTTCTGGTGACGGCGCTGTTTATGCTGACCTACATCGTTACCGTCGCCATTTCAATCCCGGGCGCCTTATTACTCACCTTAACGGGAGGGCTGTTGTTCGGGACGGTCTTAGGCAGCATTTATGTCGCTTTCAGCGCCACCGCCGGCGCCGTGCTGCTTTATTTTGCCGTGCGTTTTGCTTTTATGGATTTAATGAATAAAAAAGCCGGCGGCAAGCTGGCTGTAATGCGTCAGGGATTTCAAAAAAACGCCTTCACCTACCTGCTGGTTTTGCGCATCATCCCGTTGTTTCCGTTCTGGTTGGTTAATATTGTGCCTGCCTTACTGAATGTGCCAGTCAAAACTTACATTGCCGCCACCTTTCTTGGCATTCTTCCCGGCACCCTCATTTACGCAAGCGTCGGCAGCAGTTTAAATTATTTATTCGCCCGCAATAAAACACCGGATCTGACGATCATTTTTCACCCACACATCTTGTTACCCCTGCTTTGTCTGGGATTGCTTATTCTATTACCGGTCGCTTACCGCTACTGGTTCTCCAAAACGTCTTCCGCGCAAAAAGCAGCCAATGACGATACATTCGAATAA
- a CDS encoding beta-ketoacyl-[acyl-carrier-protein] synthase family protein, whose product MKKRVVITGMEIVSSIGNGLDKFWAAAVKGQCGIKRIQNYDPSPYPTQIAGEIHDFSLAHLPEFDKSKRYPRATQYALYCSHHAIERAGLSKAELAKAGTYIGTSLGGTPELESAYQAFFNEGWKKIPPLSVIRGMPNSVANHIAIAFGLGGPNSTISNACVSSAEAIGNAYQQIAEGRLSVALCGGTESLLWETIMAAWCKLRVMSTQNENPALACRPFDKNRSGMVMADGAGILILEEYQHARARGAAIWGEIIGFGASCDAYHVTAPDSEGQIRAIQAALDDARLSINDVQYINAHGTGTELNDITETKTIKRLFGERAYDIPVTAQKAMTGHPIGAAGAMEIIATTLSLKEDLLLPTINLSEPDPACDLDYVANQARKQPVDIALSQHFAFGGANAALLLRSAS is encoded by the coding sequence ATGAAAAAGCGCGTGGTGATCACTGGCATGGAGATCGTGTCGTCCATCGGTAACGGATTAGACAAATTTTGGGCGGCAGCGGTTAAAGGCCAATGCGGGATAAAGCGCATTCAAAATTATGACCCCAGCCCCTACCCCACTCAGATTGCCGGCGAAATCCATGATTTTTCCTTGGCTCATCTTCCGGAATTCGATAAAAGCAAGCGCTACCCGCGAGCAACTCAATACGCCCTTTATTGCAGCCATCACGCCATTGAGCGTGCCGGTTTAAGCAAGGCTGAATTGGCAAAAGCCGGCACCTACATTGGCACAAGCTTAGGCGGCACGCCTGAACTGGAATCCGCTTATCAGGCGTTTTTTAATGAAGGGTGGAAAAAAATCCCTCCGCTGAGCGTCATCCGCGGCATGCCGAATTCCGTAGCCAATCACATTGCCATTGCCTTTGGTTTAGGCGGTCCCAACTCCACCATTTCCAATGCCTGTGTTTCGTCTGCGGAAGCCATTGGCAATGCCTACCAGCAAATAGCCGAAGGAAGGTTAAGCGTCGCGCTCTGCGGTGGAACGGAATCCCTGTTGTGGGAAACCATCATGGCAGCCTGGTGCAAATTGCGGGTGATGTCAACCCAGAATGAGAATCCCGCTCTGGCCTGCCGACCCTTCGATAAAAATCGCAGCGGCATGGTGATGGCTGATGGCGCGGGAATTCTCATCCTCGAAGAATATCAGCACGCCCGCGCACGGGGTGCGGCCATTTGGGGCGAAATCATTGGTTTTGGCGCCAGTTGCGACGCGTATCATGTCACCGCACCCGATTCTGAAGGTCAGATTCGTGCCATCCAGGCGGCTCTTGATGATGCTCGTCTCAGCATCAATGACGTGCAATACATCAATGCCCATGGCACAGGCACTGAACTCAACGACATCACCGAAACAAAAACCATCAAGCGCCTGTTCGGCGAGCGGGCTTACGATATACCCGTTACAGCACAAAAAGCCATGACCGGCCATCCCATTGGTGCAGCCGGCGCCATGGAAATCATAGCCACCACGTTGAGTTTAAAAGAGGACCTGCTGCTGCCGACCATTAATCTCAGCGAACCGGATCCTGCCTGTGATCTGGACTATGTCGCCAATCAGGCCCGCAAACAGCCGGTGGACATCGCCTTGTCGCAACATTTTGCTTTTGGTGGAGCCAACGCTGCCCTGCTGCTCAGAAGCGCGTCTTAG
- a CDS encoding EAL and HDOD domain-containing protein, whose amino-acid sequence MEPVLGTLFARQEIFNGSGTVCAYELLYRDGDSLHANISTANSLEGDKATSFVISHLFAHLDLELIIGSYPAYINFTRKHLIEQIPKLLPSNKIVIEILEDTFVDEELIGVVLSLAKRGYKFALDDFVYKDELLPLIAIADVIKIDVLNLSEAEVIDQLTLLKNLKFKGKLLAEKIETRQHFTRCQELGFHLFQGYFFNRPDLIRGEKISENKTHLLRLLTELHNPDIHMERVEEIILQIPKLSYRILRLANSAALYAGKKIDSLLDAIQQLGLIQIRDWISLLLVSSLDDVAHSVLEQTLIRAKMCQSLARQTGIAAPHQAYTVGMLSTLDAILNEPMPTLLAKISLSEELNKALLHRKGGIGQILSTVEFYERGEFEKLRDFNFPQDSFISAYLDGIEYSNHVMQLLD is encoded by the coding sequence ATGGAGCCAGTTCTGGGAACTTTATTTGCGCGACAAGAGATTTTTAATGGTTCCGGCACGGTATGCGCTTATGAATTGCTGTATCGTGATGGCGACAGCCTACACGCCAATATCAGCACGGCCAATTCCCTGGAAGGCGATAAAGCAACCTCCTTTGTCATTTCGCATTTATTCGCTCACCTTGACCTGGAATTGATTATTGGCAGTTACCCTGCCTACATTAATTTCACACGTAAACACCTGATTGAACAAATCCCCAAATTATTGCCCAGCAATAAAATCGTCATTGAAATTCTCGAAGACACCTTTGTGGATGAAGAATTGATCGGGGTTGTTCTCTCGCTGGCCAAACGTGGGTATAAATTTGCACTCGATGATTTTGTCTATAAAGACGAGTTGCTGCCTTTAATCGCCATTGCGGATGTCATCAAAATTGATGTGTTGAATTTATCGGAAGCGGAGGTCATTGACCAGCTGACGCTGTTAAAAAATTTAAAATTCAAAGGCAAGCTGCTTGCTGAAAAAATTGAAACCAGGCAGCATTTTACCCGCTGCCAGGAATTGGGCTTTCATCTCTTCCAGGGTTATTTTTTCAACCGCCCCGATTTAATCCGTGGTGAAAAAATTTCGGAAAACAAAACCCATCTGTTGCGCCTGCTTACCGAACTGCATAATCCCGACATTCACATGGAACGTGTGGAAGAAATTATTCTGCAGATTCCCAAATTAAGCTACCGCATTTTAAGACTGGCCAATTCCGCTGCCCTGTACGCAGGAAAAAAGATTGACAGCCTGCTGGACGCCATTCAACAACTGGGGCTTATTCAAATCCGCGATTGGATTAGTCTGTTACTGGTTTCAAGTCTTGATGATGTCGCCCATAGCGTGCTCGAACAAACCTTAATTCGTGCCAAAATGTGTCAATCGCTTGCCCGGCAAACGGGGATTGCCGCACCGCATCAGGCCTACACGGTGGGTATGTTGTCAACTTTAGACGCGATTTTGAATGAACCCATGCCCACCCTGCTTGCCAAAATTTCGTTGAGCGAAGAGTTAAATAAAGCCCTGCTGCATCGCAAAGGTGGCATAGGGCAGATTCTGTCAACCGTGGAATTTTATGAACGCGGCGAGTTTGAAAAACTGAGGGATTTCAATTTTCCACAGGACAGTTTCATTTCCGCCTACCTGGATGGCATTGAATACTCCAATCACGTGATGCAATTGCTGGATTAA
- the msrB gene encoding peptide-methionine (R)-S-oxide reductase MsrB encodes MSTIKPLLLLLLATSVALAAPSFDKASRLKQLTPLQYQVTQENATEKAFDNAYWNNKAEGIYVDVVSGEPLFSSTDQYDSGTGWPSFTKPISSETVVLTKERSWLFFQRTEVRSRYGDSHLGHVFDDGPQPTGLRYCMNSAALRFIPKQDMEKEGYGQYLYLFKH; translated from the coding sequence ATGTCAACCATTAAACCGCTGCTGCTACTTCTGCTTGCAACCAGTGTCGCTCTGGCGGCGCCGTCTTTCGACAAAGCCAGCCGTCTTAAGCAATTAACCCCTCTGCAATACCAGGTGACTCAGGAGAACGCGACTGAAAAAGCATTTGATAACGCCTACTGGAATAACAAGGCTGAAGGGATTTATGTGGATGTGGTTTCCGGTGAACCATTATTCAGTTCCACCGACCAATACGATTCAGGAACAGGGTGGCCGAGTTTCACCAAACCCATTTCCTCAGAGACCGTGGTCTTAACGAAAGAGCGCTCCTGGTTATTTTTTCAACGCACTGAGGTGCGTTCCCGGTACGGCGATTCCCATTTAGGGCATGTGTTTGACGATGGACCGCAACCGACCGGCTTACGTTACTGTATGAATTCAGCCGCGCTGCGTTTTATTCCAAAACAGGACATGGAAAAGGAGGGCTATGGGCAATACCTCTACTTATTCAAGCATTAA
- a CDS encoding CDP-alcohol phosphatidyltransferase family protein: MLEQTLRHHYQKILVDPLVRTLNQRITPQTITWLSGCFGLAFIPALCQGYNTLAIALLLLSGYCDTLDGSLARHQHQSSPMGSVLDIMMDRLVEFAVVFALYWVNPERALAIILMLSSMLLCITSFLVVGIFSQNESHKSFHYSPGLMERAEAFCFFIAMVLLPHWFNGLAAVFTALVCLTAVIRLMQFARADAHFRSQSNPLP; the protein is encoded by the coding sequence ATGCTCGAACAGACACTGCGCCATCATTACCAGAAAATTCTCGTTGACCCCCTGGTCCGGACTTTAAATCAACGCATCACACCGCAGACCATCACCTGGCTGTCCGGTTGCTTTGGCTTAGCCTTTATCCCTGCACTTTGCCAGGGTTATAACACCCTGGCGATTGCGCTGTTGCTGCTTTCCGGCTATTGCGATACGTTGGACGGATCGCTGGCCCGTCATCAGCACCAGTCGTCGCCGATGGGCTCGGTACTGGATATCATGATGGATCGGCTGGTGGAGTTCGCGGTGGTTTTCGCGCTTTACTGGGTCAATCCAGAACGCGCCCTCGCCATTATTCTGATGTTGAGCAGCATGCTCTTGTGCATCACCAGCTTTCTGGTGGTGGGTATTTTTAGCCAGAATGAGTCTCATAAAAGCTTCCATTACAGCCCTGGGCTAATGGAAAGAGCCGAAGCATTCTGCTTTTTTATTGCCATGGTGCTGCTGCCGCACTGGTTCAATGGCTTAGCGGCGGTTTTCACTGCCCTGGTTTGCCTGACTGCCGTCATTCGCCTGATGCAGTTTGCACGTGCAGACGCTCACTTTCGCTCCCAGTCCAATCCCTTGCCTTAA
- a CDS encoding NCS2 family permease: MEKAKKDVASVSVVTEVIAGITTFLTMVYIAFVNPAILHEAGMDQGAVFTATCLVTAFACALTGWWANTPIGVAPGMALNIYFTYSVVLSMGIDWPHALAMVFISGLLFFIVSLTPLRRLLLEAIPQNLQIAILIGISLLIALIALKSSQIIVSDEHTMMRLGDITRLESLLFFLGFLLILILDYYKVPAAIIISILGISLLSLLVGLTRWQGIVALPPSMQATFLALDFSGLSSIAAIKATFTFFLIAVFDATGTLVGLLNQSLFKQEKDYPQRLSRSLTADAAASTLAGVLGSASTSPYIESAAGIESGGRTGLTAMVIAVGFLLMLFFFPLAQMIPSYAVGPALLYVACCMMKHVNELTLSDLTETAPCMLTIMMIPFTASIADGIGSGIIFYTVLKLITRQKINAWVILLTLIFVLFFIIS, from the coding sequence ATGGAAAAAGCCAAAAAGGATGTTGCTTCGGTTTCGGTCGTCACCGAAGTCATTGCCGGTATAACCACCTTTCTGACCATGGTGTACATTGCCTTTGTCAATCCAGCCATTCTGCATGAAGCCGGCATGGATCAGGGCGCTGTATTCACTGCCACCTGCCTGGTTACCGCCTTTGCCTGCGCACTCACTGGCTGGTGGGCCAACACCCCCATTGGCGTGGCCCCCGGCATGGCATTAAACATCTATTTCACCTACAGCGTGGTGCTCAGTATGGGCATTGACTGGCCGCATGCGCTGGCCATGGTGTTTATTTCCGGTCTGTTGTTTTTTATTGTCAGCCTGACGCCCCTCCGGCGCCTGCTGCTTGAAGCGATTCCGCAAAACCTGCAGATCGCCATCCTCATCGGCATCAGCCTGCTCATTGCGCTCATTGCCTTAAAGAGCAGCCAGATCATTGTCAGTGATGAACACACCATGATGCGACTCGGTGACATCACCCGCCTGGAAAGCCTGCTTTTCTTTCTTGGCTTTCTGCTGATTCTCATTCTCGATTATTATAAAGTCCCGGCGGCCATTATCATCAGCATTCTGGGCATCAGCCTCTTAAGCCTGCTCGTCGGATTAACGCGTTGGCAGGGTATTGTGGCTTTGCCACCCTCCATGCAGGCGACTTTCCTGGCGCTTGATTTTTCGGGCCTTTCATCCATCGCCGCCATCAAAGCGACTTTTACCTTTTTTCTCATTGCGGTGTTTGATGCGACAGGTACCCTGGTTGGCTTACTGAATCAATCGCTGTTTAAACAGGAAAAGGATTACCCGCAACGCTTAAGCCGCAGCTTAACCGCCGATGCGGCAGCTTCAACACTGGCTGGGGTGTTGGGTTCCGCGAGCACCTCCCCTTACATTGAATCCGCCGCCGGCATTGAAAGCGGCGGGCGGACGGGGCTGACCGCCATGGTCATCGCCGTTGGTTTTCTTTTGATGTTGTTTTTCTTTCCTCTCGCACAGATGATTCCAAGCTACGCGGTAGGTCCTGCCCTGCTGTACGTCGCCTGCTGCATGATGAAACATGTCAATGAACTCACGCTGTCTGATCTCACCGAGACCGCCCCCTGCATGCTGACCATCATGATGATTCCGTTCACAGCGTCTATTGCCGATGGCATAGGCAGCGGTATTATTTTTTATACGGTGCTGAAATTAATCACCCGACAGAAAATCAATGCCTGGGTCATTCTCCTGACGCTGATTTTTGTGCTGTTTTTTATTATCAGTTAA
- a CDS encoding MFS transporter, translating into MNKPLSLHRIVLPGLLGNILEWYDFALYGYFAATITPLFFPNDNATLALLTTYAVFAVGFIMRPLGAVIFGYIGDNYGRKTALSSAILLMAIPTTLIGLLPDYQQIGLAAPLLLIVCRLLQGLAVGGEFTGSIVYLLEHAPQDKGTYYGSLAMASAFCGLLLGSATAAVTDYFTAPWAWRVPFLFSLLLGVIGLYLRHHMPESPVFAELLADKKARGVTFAHLFKNHLTTMIQAIGLVMLPSTGFYLSFLYLATYLHHFYHIQLPHTLTINTLTLAVIIVCCPIIGHAADKIGRYRVLMMGALAFMLLSAPLYYWLGHTTTTAIVISQILFAVMVTLSYAVIPAVLMALFPPALRYTGLSLTYNLANALFGGTSAFVATTLVHYTGLLIMPGVYLSLLASVTLAIILWQRTGRTPA; encoded by the coding sequence ATGAACAAACCGCTTTCCCTGCATCGCATTGTGTTACCCGGACTGCTTGGCAATATTCTGGAATGGTATGATTTTGCGCTCTACGGCTATTTTGCCGCAACAATCACCCCCTTGTTTTTTCCCAATGATAACGCCACGCTGGCGTTATTGACCACCTACGCCGTCTTCGCTGTCGGCTTTATCATGCGGCCGCTGGGCGCGGTCATTTTTGGCTACATCGGCGATAATTACGGGCGAAAAACGGCTCTGTCGTCAGCCATTCTGCTGATGGCCATTCCCACCACCCTCATCGGACTGCTGCCGGATTATCAGCAAATCGGCCTGGCAGCCCCCTTACTGTTAATCGTCTGCCGGCTTCTGCAAGGCCTCGCGGTAGGCGGTGAATTCACCGGCTCCATTGTTTACCTACTGGAACATGCGCCTCAGGATAAAGGCACGTATTATGGGTCGCTGGCCATGGCCTCGGCGTTTTGCGGTTTGCTGCTGGGCTCAGCCACCGCAGCCGTGACCGATTACTTTACCGCCCCCTGGGCCTGGCGGGTTCCCTTTCTGTTCAGTCTGCTTCTTGGGGTAATTGGCCTGTATCTGCGGCATCACATGCCGGAATCCCCGGTGTTTGCCGAACTGCTGGCTGACAAAAAGGCACGGGGGGTTACGTTTGCCCATTTGTTTAAGAATCATCTCACCACCATGATCCAGGCCATTGGGCTCGTGATGCTGCCGTCGACCGGTTTTTATTTGTCTTTCCTCTACTTGGCGACTTACCTGCATCATTTTTACCACATTCAATTGCCCCACACGCTGACCATTAACACCCTGACCCTGGCTGTTATCATCGTCTGCTGTCCGATCATCGGTCATGCCGCGGATAAAATTGGTCGCTATCGGGTGTTGATGATGGGTGCACTGGCGTTCATGCTGTTGTCTGCACCGCTGTATTACTGGCTTGGCCATACAACAACCACTGCCATTGTCATTTCCCAGATTCTTTTTGCGGTGATGGTGACTTTAAGTTATGCCGTTATCCCCGCGGTGCTGATGGCCTTATTCCCGCCCGCCCTGCGCTACACCGGCCTGTCGCTAACGTACAATCTGGCCAATGCCCTGTTTGGAGGAACCAGTGCATTCGTGGCCACCACCCTGGTGCATTACACCGGCCTTCTCATCATGCCCGGCGTCTATTTAAGCCTGCTTGCGTCCGTGACCCTTGCAATTATCCTTTGGCAGCGGACGGGCAGGACGCCGGCTTAA